Proteins co-encoded in one Schaalia radingae genomic window:
- the recA gene encoding recombinase RecA → MARKTAPRAQQATTDRDKALEVALAQIDKQFGKGSVMRLGDDARPPVRVIPTGSLALDIALGIGGLPRGRVVEIYGPESSGKTTVALHAVANAQKAGGNAAFIDAEHALDPEYARALGVDTDSLLVSQPDTGEQALEIADMLIRSGGIDIIVIDSVAALVPKAEIEGEMGDSHVGLQARLMSQALRKIAGVLSATGTTAIFINQLREKIGVFFGSPETTTGGKALKFYASVRIDVRRIQTLKNGDQPVGNRTRAKVVKNKMAPPFKQAEFDIVYGKGISREGSLIDMGVESGIVRKSGSWFTYGDDQLGQGKENARQFLVDNAELADEIEHKILQAVGIEASPEEESTQSEEASETAEPAVDPSEDAGF, encoded by the coding sequence ATGGCCAGGAAAACAGCCCCGCGTGCGCAGCAAGCGACCACAGATCGCGACAAAGCACTGGAAGTGGCACTCGCGCAGATCGATAAGCAGTTCGGAAAAGGATCTGTGATGCGACTGGGCGACGATGCGCGCCCGCCCGTACGCGTCATTCCCACAGGTTCGCTGGCCCTCGACATCGCACTGGGTATCGGCGGTTTGCCGCGCGGTCGAGTCGTTGAAATCTATGGACCAGAATCTTCCGGTAAAACCACCGTTGCTCTGCACGCCGTTGCCAACGCACAAAAAGCGGGTGGAAACGCTGCGTTCATCGACGCTGAGCACGCACTTGATCCGGAGTATGCGCGTGCTTTGGGCGTGGACACTGACTCCCTGCTGGTTTCACAGCCCGACACCGGTGAACAGGCACTGGAAATTGCCGACATGCTGATCCGCTCGGGCGGCATTGACATCATCGTCATTGACTCGGTGGCCGCGCTCGTTCCCAAGGCAGAAATCGAAGGCGAAATGGGTGACTCGCACGTCGGCCTGCAGGCCCGTCTGATGAGTCAGGCGCTGCGCAAGATCGCAGGCGTCCTGTCGGCCACAGGGACAACTGCGATCTTCATTAACCAGCTGCGTGAAAAGATCGGTGTGTTCTTCGGATCTCCCGAGACAACAACGGGTGGCAAGGCACTGAAGTTCTACGCTTCAGTTCGCATCGACGTGCGTCGTATCCAGACTCTCAAAAATGGCGATCAACCCGTCGGCAACCGCACCCGCGCCAAAGTCGTCAAGAACAAGATGGCGCCGCCGTTCAAGCAGGCGGAGTTCGACATCGTCTACGGTAAGGGAATCTCACGTGAAGGCTCCCTAATTGACATGGGCGTGGAAAGCGGCATCGTGCGCAAGTCAGGTTCCTGGTTTACCTACGGAGATGATCAGCTGGGCCAGGGCAAGGAGAACGCCCGCCAGTTCCTTGTTGACAATGCTGAACTTGCCGACGAGATCGAACACAAGATCCTGCAGGCCGTTGGCATCGAAGCATCTCCCGAAGAAGAATCAACACAGTCCGAGGAGGCTTCGGAGACAGCGGAGCCGGCCGTTGACCCCTCCGAAGATGCAGGATTCTAA
- a CDS encoding regulatory protein RecX, translating into MHVVNYSDPEDHPELGDQRRRATADSAAQRMARIRERNASLTGTAAIEAAREVALRQLDARARSRAELHTAITSRGFSSDVADDVLERLERVGLVDDRAFAAMFVKDRFSLGGKAGRALAADLAKRGVALELINEALSEISHEDEQARARQLVDAKKRSVLSRGLDGAERDKAFRRLTGMLARKGYAAHVCVSVVGAALNEWSRESDDDI; encoded by the coding sequence GTGCACGTGGTCAACTACTCGGATCCCGAAGACCATCCTGAGCTGGGTGACCAGCGTCGGCGTGCAACCGCGGATTCGGCTGCGCAACGCATGGCGCGAATTCGCGAACGCAACGCTTCCTTAACAGGGACAGCCGCGATTGAAGCGGCACGTGAGGTGGCACTGCGTCAGCTGGACGCCAGGGCGCGATCACGCGCCGAACTGCACACGGCCATCACGTCGCGTGGCTTTTCCAGTGATGTTGCCGATGACGTACTGGAACGGCTCGAACGCGTTGGACTGGTTGATGATCGCGCGTTTGCCGCCATGTTCGTCAAGGACCGCTTCTCGCTGGGCGGCAAAGCAGGACGCGCCCTGGCAGCAGATCTGGCGAAACGCGGAGTTGCGCTGGAGCTGATTAACGAGGCCCTGAGCGAGATTTCTCATGAGGATGAACAGGCGCGGGCTCGACAACTTGTCGACGCGAAGAAACGGTCGGTGCTGTCACGAGGGCTCGACGGCGCTGAACGCGATAAAGCCTTTCGCAGGCTGACGGGTATGCTGGCGCGCAAAGGATATGCGGCTCACGTGTGCGTCAGCGTTGTCGGCGCCGCGTTGAATGAGTGGAGTAGAGAATCGGACGATGACATCTGA
- a CDS encoding CinA family protein produces MTSDDATFRLVHDLIDSHLTIATAESLTGGLLCSTLVNIAGASDAVRGGVCTYATELKADILGVDRAHLARTGPVDADVAIQMAQGVRTLMGADIGISTTGVAGPGPADGHEAGTVHIACVTPEGFTQREYHFTDRSRTQVRTAAVDAAITLVSDVVTRGHDEPNRVE; encoded by the coding sequence ATGACATCTGATGATGCGACTTTTCGCCTGGTGCACGACCTTATCGACTCACACCTGACGATTGCGACAGCTGAATCCCTGACAGGTGGGCTCCTGTGCTCGACACTGGTCAACATTGCAGGCGCATCCGATGCGGTGCGCGGAGGCGTGTGTACCTATGCCACTGAGCTGAAGGCTGACATTCTGGGTGTCGATCGGGCACACCTGGCACGAACCGGTCCGGTAGATGCGGACGTGGCCATTCAGATGGCTCAGGGGGTACGCACCCTGATGGGTGCCGATATCGGTATCTCCACCACAGGCGTGGCCGGCCCAGGTCCGGCAGACGGGCACGAAGCAGGAACCGTCCACATCGCCTGTGTCACTCCAGAAGGCTTCACGCAGCGTGAATATCACTTCACTGACCGCTCACGCACACAGGTGCGCACCGCGGCTGTGGACGCTGCAATCACGCTGGTGAGTGACGTGGTCACACGCGGGCATGACGAACCCAACAGGGTGGAGTAA
- the miaB gene encoding tRNA (N6-isopentenyl adenosine(37)-C2)-methylthiotransferase MiaB translates to MTSLTDLSAPAAPSALPRTYAVRTLGCQMNEHDSERMAGLLEEYGLVPVSQVPEAAARATDAGDMGADVVVINTCSVRENAATRLFGNLGQLAQVKRERPGMQIAVGGCLAQQMRGGIVERAPWVDAVFGTHNIDVLPALLRRAEHNQEAAVEIEESLKVFPSTLPTHRESVYAAWVSISVGCNNTCTFCIVPHLRGKERDRRPGEILQEVEAVVAQGAIEVTLLGQNVNSYGVGFGHRGAFADLLRTVGAVDGIERVRFTSPHPAAFTDDVIEAMAQTPTVMPSLHMPLQSGSDTVLRQMRRSYRRKKFMGILERVRAAMPDAAITTDIIVGFPGETEKDFEQTLEVVEEARFASAFTFLYSPRPGTPAADRDDQVDPAVASERYSRLIALQDKICAQDNEKLEGTAVEVLVSEGQGRKDGATQRITGRARDNRLVHVALPDTLVEADRPRPGDMVRATVTHGAPHHLLADSALTGGLFDVRRTRAGDAWQEVQRAHNEASDPRVTLGMPTLRVRS, encoded by the coding sequence ATGACTTCTTTGACCGATCTTTCCGCGCCAGCCGCACCGTCTGCACTGCCACGTACCTACGCGGTGCGCACACTCGGATGCCAGATGAACGAGCATGATTCAGAACGCATGGCGGGACTACTGGAAGAGTATGGACTGGTTCCCGTCTCACAAGTACCCGAAGCTGCAGCACGTGCCACTGATGCCGGCGACATGGGCGCTGACGTGGTGGTCATCAATACCTGCTCGGTCAGAGAAAACGCTGCGACTCGTCTGTTCGGAAATCTTGGCCAGCTCGCCCAGGTCAAACGTGAACGCCCCGGCATGCAGATCGCAGTGGGCGGGTGCCTGGCTCAGCAAATGCGCGGCGGTATTGTGGAACGCGCACCTTGGGTCGACGCCGTTTTCGGCACACACAACATCGATGTTCTGCCCGCACTGTTGCGGCGCGCTGAACACAACCAGGAAGCAGCAGTTGAGATCGAAGAATCGCTGAAGGTTTTTCCATCGACGCTGCCCACACACCGCGAATCCGTGTATGCGGCATGGGTGTCGATCTCTGTCGGATGCAATAACACCTGCACATTCTGCATCGTGCCGCATCTGCGCGGAAAGGAACGCGACCGCAGGCCAGGTGAGATCCTCCAGGAAGTCGAAGCAGTTGTCGCACAAGGCGCTATCGAAGTGACGCTGCTGGGGCAAAACGTCAACTCCTACGGTGTGGGATTCGGTCACAGAGGAGCCTTCGCTGATCTGCTGCGCACAGTCGGCGCAGTCGATGGAATTGAGCGCGTACGCTTCACCTCCCCTCACCCGGCAGCTTTCACTGACGACGTCATCGAGGCGATGGCTCAGACACCCACCGTCATGCCATCCCTGCACATGCCATTGCAGTCAGGTTCAGACACGGTGCTGCGCCAGATGCGCCGCTCGTACCGTCGCAAGAAATTCATGGGCATTTTGGAACGCGTTCGCGCAGCAATGCCCGACGCGGCTATTACGACCGACATCATCGTCGGCTTCCCCGGCGAAACGGAAAAAGATTTCGAGCAGACCCTCGAAGTCGTCGAAGAAGCACGCTTCGCATCTGCTTTCACCTTCCTGTACTCACCGCGCCCCGGCACGCCCGCAGCCGATCGCGACGACCAGGTTGACCCCGCGGTCGCCTCCGAACGCTACAGCCGTCTTATCGCCCTGCAAGATAAGATCTGCGCGCAGGACAATGAGAAGCTCGAAGGCACTGCCGTCGAAGTCCTCGTCAGCGAAGGACAAGGCCGCAAAGACGGTGCCACTCAACGCATCACGGGGCGTGCGCGTGATAACCGACTGGTACATGTCGCCCTGCCCGACACTCTTGTAGAAGCGGACAGGCCACGACCCGGCGATATGGTGCGCGCAACGGTCACGCACGGTGCGCCTCACCATCTGCTCGCTGACTCGGCCCTGACCGGGGGACTTTTCGACGTTCGCCGTACCCGTGCAGGGGACGCATGGCAGGAGGTTCAGCGTGCACACAACGAGGCATCCGATCCACGCGTAACTCTTGGAATGCCGACGCTGCGCGTGAGATCATGA
- the miaA gene encoding tRNA (adenosine(37)-N6)-dimethylallyltransferase MiaA: MTSDHAPIIAVVGPTASGKSDLALTIAQDLPALLGTSGEAELVSADAMQLYRGMDIGTAKTPLEERRGITHHQIDVLDVTDEASVAAYQREGRRDIADIHRRAGIAVVAGGSGLYVRALLDVIDFPGTDPDIRARIEAEGDGPLGVQGLWDKLCERDPIAASRIDPHNARRIVRALEVIELTGEPFSARLPRYEFAQPAVMLGMRREPARLDERIAVRTHAMFDEGLLDEVAHLIPLGLREGKTASRATGYAQALSVLDGHMSRDEAIESVALATRQLARRQIKWFRRDPRIMWIDADGCDEAALRANALKLIERALSDAQPESF; this comes from the coding sequence GTGACCTCTGACCACGCTCCGATTATCGCCGTCGTCGGCCCCACAGCCTCAGGAAAGTCCGACCTCGCCCTTACCATTGCGCAGGATCTTCCGGCATTGCTGGGAACATCCGGTGAGGCCGAATTGGTCAGCGCGGACGCGATGCAGCTGTACCGAGGAATGGATATCGGCACGGCCAAAACACCACTGGAGGAACGCCGAGGGATCACACACCACCAGATCGACGTCCTGGATGTGACAGACGAGGCCAGTGTTGCCGCCTATCAGCGCGAAGGACGACGTGACATCGCGGATATTCATCGTCGTGCGGGCATCGCCGTGGTTGCCGGCGGATCGGGACTGTACGTTCGCGCGCTCCTTGACGTCATCGACTTTCCTGGCACAGATCCGGACATACGCGCCCGCATTGAAGCTGAGGGTGACGGGCCACTGGGCGTCCAAGGGCTGTGGGACAAGCTCTGTGAGCGTGACCCGATTGCTGCGTCCCGAATCGACCCGCATAACGCGCGCCGAATTGTGCGCGCACTTGAAGTGATTGAACTGACGGGGGAGCCGTTCTCAGCGCGCCTGCCGCGCTACGAGTTCGCCCAGCCGGCGGTCATGCTCGGAATGAGGCGTGAGCCTGCCCGCCTCGATGAGCGCATCGCGGTCAGAACGCACGCCATGTTTGACGAGGGCCTGCTTGACGAGGTTGCCCACCTGATTCCTCTCGGATTGCGCGAGGGCAAGACGGCATCCCGGGCAACGGGATATGCGCAGGCTCTGTCCGTGCTTGACGGTCATATGAGTCGTGATGAGGCGATTGAGTCGGTTGCACTGGCCACCCGTCAGCTTGCACGGCGACAGATCAAATGGTTCAGACGGGACCCACGCATCATGTGGATCGATGCAGACGGGTGCGATGAGGCGGCACTGCGCGCGAACGCGTTGAAGTTGATCGAGCGCGCACTCAGTGATGCACAGCCCGAATCGTTCTAG
- a CDS encoding class I SAM-dependent methyltransferase: MTDQYFTNAAPAEESELRRIDVALRGHDFRAWVSDHVFSANRLDLGTRQLLAEAPTPPSSGTFVDVGCGWGPIALAMALESPEAQVWAVDVTDRALDLTRRNATAAGVSNITAYRAPAALAKAHSENVRFDLIWSNPPVRIGKKALRELLTQWLNLLADEGEAYLVVQRNLGADSLISWLCEQGWDAGKIASKKGYRIIRVARR; the protein is encoded by the coding sequence ATGACTGACCAGTACTTCACCAACGCTGCTCCTGCCGAAGAATCTGAACTGCGCCGCATTGACGTGGCGCTGCGCGGACACGATTTTCGCGCCTGGGTCAGTGATCATGTTTTTTCTGCCAACCGTCTGGACCTGGGGACACGCCAGCTTTTGGCAGAAGCTCCCACGCCGCCTTCGTCAGGAACGTTTGTGGATGTCGGGTGCGGATGGGGGCCGATCGCGCTGGCGATGGCGCTGGAGTCGCCCGAGGCTCAGGTGTGGGCAGTCGATGTGACAGACAGGGCGCTCGATTTGACGCGCCGCAACGCCACAGCCGCGGGAGTGTCCAATATCACGGCGTACCGTGCGCCCGCTGCCCTGGCCAAAGCTCACTCCGAGAACGTGCGTTTCGACCTGATCTGGTCAAACCCTCCGGTGCGTATCGGGAAAAAAGCATTGCGTGAATTGCTGACTCAATGGCTCAACCTGCTGGCCGACGAGGGTGAGGCGTACCTGGTGGTACAGCGCAACCTTGGCGCAGATTCCCTGATCTCCTGGCTGTGCGAGCAAGGCTGGGATGCCGGCAAGATTGCATCCAAGAAGGGCTACCGCATTATTCGGGTCGCGCGCCGCTAG
- the hflX gene encoding GTPase HflX, with the protein MNPQRRRSVADSRDSTSAHDDESFKAAEDVVARILARQGTALASTRFQDTTHDAGDLEREARAGMRRVNDIASQTELDEVSEVEYRQVRLERVVLVGLRTTQSLEESENSLRELAALADTAGSHVLDGIIQRRPTPDPGTYLGSGKARELAEIVADSRADTVIVDGELTASQRRGLEDVVKVKVVDRTTLILDIFAQHAKSREGQAQVELAQLEYLLPRLRGWGESMSRQAGGRVAGGEGIGSRGPGETKIELDRRRIRSRMARLRAQIRDMEPARRTQRAARRRMGVPSVAIVGYTNAGKSTLLNQLTDAGVLVEDALFATLDPTVRRTQTSDGRVFTLSDTVGFVRNLPTQLVEAFRSTLEEVGEADVIVHVVDAAHPDPVGQVETVRGVLDTIDGTETIPEILVLNKSDLASPERRALNRTLFPKAVAISARTGQGIEELRQLIEDTLPRPRVYVDVVVPYDHGDLVHAAHEQGEVLSEDYEAAGTHITAHVDSALADRLHHVNAAPHG; encoded by the coding sequence ATGAACCCGCAACGAAGGAGATCAGTGGCCGACTCACGTGATTCAACCTCAGCGCATGACGACGAATCGTTCAAAGCAGCAGAAGACGTCGTGGCGCGTATCCTCGCCCGCCAGGGCACAGCACTGGCATCCACGCGCTTTCAGGACACGACGCACGATGCTGGCGACCTGGAACGGGAGGCGCGCGCCGGTATGCGCCGCGTCAATGACATTGCGAGCCAGACCGAGCTTGACGAAGTCAGTGAAGTTGAATACCGCCAGGTGCGTCTCGAACGTGTGGTCCTGGTGGGCCTGCGCACAACGCAGAGTCTGGAGGAATCGGAAAATTCGTTGCGTGAACTGGCAGCACTGGCTGATACAGCCGGATCCCACGTCCTCGATGGCATCATTCAGCGGCGCCCCACCCCAGATCCTGGCACCTACCTCGGCTCCGGTAAAGCGCGTGAACTCGCTGAAATCGTGGCGGATAGCAGGGCAGACACGGTCATTGTGGACGGTGAACTGACCGCTTCTCAGCGCCGCGGCCTGGAAGACGTCGTCAAAGTGAAAGTTGTTGATCGTACGACGTTGATCCTTGATATTTTCGCCCAACATGCCAAGTCTCGTGAAGGCCAGGCACAGGTGGAGCTCGCTCAGCTCGAATATCTGTTGCCGCGACTGCGAGGTTGGGGTGAGTCCATGTCGCGTCAGGCCGGTGGCCGTGTGGCCGGCGGTGAAGGTATCGGCTCACGAGGACCCGGTGAAACGAAAATCGAACTGGATCGGCGCCGCATTCGATCACGCATGGCGCGCCTGCGCGCACAGATCCGTGACATGGAACCCGCCCGACGCACTCAACGAGCTGCACGCCGTCGCATGGGTGTGCCCTCTGTGGCGATTGTCGGGTACACGAACGCTGGGAAATCTACCCTGCTCAACCAGCTCACTGATGCCGGCGTGCTTGTGGAGGACGCGCTGTTCGCGACTCTCGACCCAACTGTCCGCCGGACGCAAACTTCTGATGGCCGGGTCTTCACACTGTCTGACACGGTGGGGTTCGTCCGTAATCTGCCGACGCAACTGGTGGAGGCCTTCCGATCCACGCTCGAAGAGGTCGGTGAAGCGGACGTGATCGTCCACGTCGTTGATGCGGCTCACCCTGATCCGGTCGGCCAGGTCGAAACCGTGCGCGGCGTGCTGGACACGATTGACGGCACGGAGACGATTCCCGAAATTCTTGTGCTCAACAAGAGTGACCTGGCCTCGCCTGAACGCCGGGCGCTGAACCGTACGTTGTTTCCCAAAGCTGTTGCGATCAGTGCTCGCACTGGGCAGGGAATCGAGGAGCTGCGCCAGCTCATCGAAGACACGTTGCCGCGTCCGCGCGTCTATGTTGACGTGGTCGTCCCGTACGACCACGGCGACCTCGTCCATGCCGCCCACGAACAGGGCGAGGTCCTCAGTGAAGACTACGAGGCAGCAGGCACGCATATCACTGCTCACGTCGACAGTGCGCTTGCAGACCGACTTCATCATGTGAATGCCGCGCCCCATGGGTGA
- a CDS encoding ATP-dependent DNA helicase: protein MPRPMGEADEQETALEHRILTRVLTAMGGSRRDGQVRMIDEGAAALKSGHHVMIQAGTGTGKSIGYLIPVLARAAESGARTLITTATLALQRQILTKDAPLVIDAVADETGVRPHVALLKGWSNYVCKFRADGGRSQLDTLFDAADAHQGPISDLGKEVTRVREWARTTDSGDRDDLIPGVSDRAWRQVSVSKRECMGRDCPFVEECFAGLARDEALEADVVVSNHSLFGIDTMSALNLFGELDHVVVDECHELASRVRSQACCEISKALCTRVARVVRTLVKSVDIQPFEQAASALMDALDAQPDGLMVCRPDAVVEAISVCDSTVRTVASEVEQSSVEQSQKLMAQAACDEFIEAIDAWNIDPAQTITYIERDTDSSAVSLKIAPLDVAGPLGAVGLGERAAILTSATLALGGSFDSAARECGLMVSHVPWHGIDVGSPFDVARQGVIYVARHLPVPGREGPSGEALDELVALTQAAGGGVLALFSAWRGLKAGARALREGTSLDVYVQGEETTSALVSRFRNERDSCLVGTLSLWQGVDVVGPSCRLVVIDRIPFPHPDNAVFQALQNDAAKRGVSGFGAVALPHAALLMAQGAGRLLRSSQDQGVVAVLDPRLVTKSYGSFIRATMPQMWPTTDSRIVVQALERLAASLDTLDSSSRPRE, encoded by the coding sequence ATGCCGCGCCCCATGGGTGAGGCTGACGAGCAGGAGACTGCCCTTGAACATCGTATTTTGACCCGAGTGCTCACCGCGATGGGAGGCAGTCGGCGCGACGGCCAGGTTCGCATGATTGACGAGGGCGCCGCCGCGCTGAAATCAGGTCACCATGTGATGATTCAGGCGGGAACCGGCACGGGCAAGTCAATTGGTTACCTGATTCCGGTGCTGGCTCGGGCAGCTGAATCAGGCGCACGAACCCTGATCACAACGGCCACGCTGGCACTGCAACGCCAGATTCTGACGAAGGACGCTCCTTTGGTCATTGACGCCGTGGCGGATGAAACGGGTGTGCGTCCGCATGTCGCACTGCTCAAAGGATGGTCGAATTACGTCTGCAAGTTTCGAGCTGACGGTGGGCGCTCCCAGCTGGATACTCTTTTCGACGCTGCCGACGCGCATCAGGGACCAATCAGTGACCTCGGCAAAGAAGTGACGCGGGTGCGAGAATGGGCGCGCACCACGGATTCAGGTGATCGTGATGATCTGATCCCCGGCGTCTCCGACCGGGCGTGGAGACAGGTGAGTGTCTCGAAGCGTGAATGCATGGGGCGCGACTGCCCATTTGTGGAGGAATGCTTTGCTGGCCTCGCGCGCGATGAAGCGCTTGAAGCTGACGTGGTGGTCTCAAACCATTCCCTCTTCGGTATTGACACGATGAGTGCGCTCAACCTGTTTGGAGAGTTGGATCATGTGGTGGTTGATGAATGCCACGAACTTGCTTCCCGCGTTCGCTCTCAAGCCTGTTGTGAAATATCCAAGGCACTGTGTACGCGCGTGGCGCGAGTAGTGCGCACGCTGGTCAAATCCGTTGATATTCAACCGTTCGAGCAGGCAGCGAGCGCATTGATGGATGCCCTCGACGCGCAGCCTGACGGGCTGATGGTGTGCAGGCCAGATGCGGTAGTCGAGGCGATCAGCGTATGTGATTCAACGGTGCGGACCGTGGCCAGTGAAGTTGAGCAGTCCTCGGTGGAGCAGAGTCAGAAACTCATGGCGCAGGCGGCGTGTGATGAGTTCATCGAGGCAATCGACGCGTGGAATATCGATCCAGCTCAGACGATTACGTACATCGAGAGGGACACGGATAGCAGCGCTGTGTCGTTGAAGATTGCGCCTCTGGATGTCGCCGGACCGCTCGGCGCGGTCGGGCTGGGGGAGCGTGCGGCGATCTTGACGTCTGCCACGCTGGCACTGGGCGGGTCTTTTGATTCGGCGGCTCGGGAATGCGGGCTGATGGTCTCCCACGTGCCCTGGCATGGCATTGACGTTGGTTCGCCCTTCGATGTGGCTCGTCAGGGCGTCATCTACGTGGCGCGGCATCTGCCAGTTCCGGGTCGCGAGGGCCCGAGCGGGGAAGCGCTTGATGAGCTTGTCGCCCTGACTCAAGCGGCAGGTGGTGGTGTACTCGCCCTGTTTTCAGCATGGCGTGGTCTGAAGGCCGGTGCGCGAGCACTTCGCGAGGGGACATCTCTGGACGTGTACGTGCAGGGAGAGGAAACCACGTCGGCGTTGGTGTCGCGTTTTCGAAACGAACGCGATTCGTGTCTGGTTGGCACACTGTCACTGTGGCAGGGGGTCGACGTTGTGGGCCCGTCCTGTCGGCTTGTTGTCATCGACCGGATTCCGTTTCCTCATCCTGATAACGCGGTGTTCCAGGCGCTGCAAAACGATGCAGCGAAACGGGGAGTGAGCGGTTTCGGCGCGGTGGCACTGCCTCACGCAGCACTGTTGATGGCCCAGGGCGCAGGCCGACTGTTGCGTTCCTCGCAGGATCAGGGAGTTGTGGCAGTGCTGGATCCGCGACTGGTCACAAAGTCGTATGGCAGCTTTATCCGCGCCACCATGCCGCAGATGTGGCCGACGACAGATTCGCGCATCGTGGTACAGGCGCTTGAACGTCTTGCAGCCAGTCTTGACACACTCGATTCGTCCAGTCGCCCTCGTGAATGA
- a CDS encoding L-lactate dehydrogenase: MTAQTLYPSGTEGHPSKIAVIGAGAVGTAVAYACAMRGDARTIVLQDINKKKVEAEALDIAHGIQFTPCGAVEGSDDVEIVRGSDLVIVTAGAKQKPGQTRLELAGSTVNLMKTIVPNLQNVAPHARFMFITNPVDIVTYAALKIMGVPRNQVFGSGTVLDTSRLRYLVSRETGVATQNIHAYVTGEHGDSEVALWSSAEIGNVPIRHWGPTLSGRLFDSDLRKEIAEEVTQSAYKIIEGKGATNYAIGLSAANIARAVLRDENRVLTISSLLEDWEGISDVCMAAPTIVGRMGAGRVLNPPLTLAERDGLTESARRLRAVAQELGF, from the coding sequence ATGACTGCTCAAACCTTGTACCCCTCAGGGACGGAAGGACACCCGTCGAAAATCGCGGTGATCGGGGCTGGAGCGGTTGGCACCGCAGTCGCCTATGCGTGCGCCATGAGGGGCGACGCCCGCACCATCGTCCTCCAGGACATCAACAAGAAGAAGGTCGAGGCTGAAGCGCTCGATATCGCTCACGGCATCCAGTTCACCCCATGCGGTGCCGTTGAAGGATCCGACGATGTGGAAATCGTGCGAGGATCCGACCTGGTGATTGTCACCGCCGGCGCGAAGCAGAAACCGGGACAAACCCGCCTTGAGCTGGCCGGCTCCACCGTCAACCTCATGAAAACCATTGTGCCGAACCTGCAGAACGTCGCACCGCACGCCCGCTTCATGTTCATCACGAACCCCGTTGACATCGTGACCTATGCGGCGCTGAAAATCATGGGTGTTCCACGCAACCAGGTCTTCGGCTCGGGCACCGTGCTGGACACATCGCGCCTGCGCTACTTGGTTTCGCGCGAAACCGGAGTGGCCACACAGAACATCCACGCCTACGTGACAGGCGAACATGGTGATTCAGAGGTGGCACTGTGGTCATCCGCTGAAATTGGAAACGTGCCGATCCGGCACTGGGGGCCCACCCTGAGCGGCAGGCTCTTCGACAGTGATCTGCGCAAGGAAATTGCGGAAGAAGTCACTCAATCGGCCTACAAGATCATCGAAGGTAAAGGCGCCACGAATTACGCGATTGGCCTGTCGGCAGCTAACATTGCCCGCGCGGTGCTGCGAGACGAAAACCGAGTTCTGACGATCTCCTCGCTGCTTGAAGACTGGGAAGGCATCTCAGATGTCTGCATGGCTGCACCCACCATCGTTGGGCGAATGGGTGCAGGACGGGTGCTGAACCCGCCGCTGACGCTGGCTGAGCGCGACGGTCTGACCGAATCAGCCCGACGCTTGCGTGCTGTTGCGCAAGAGCTCGGGTTCTGA
- the lexA gene encoding transcriptional repressor LexA — MAKKTDEATLSRRRREILDTIRESIRERGYPPSVREIAQNVGLASPSTVKHHIDALEEAGFIRRLPGQARCIELTEQGLGDSRDPHDAQDQAPATVHEIEIPVSHADQDTVPVPLVGQIAAGAPITAEQHVEDTFELPTSLTGQGNVFMLRVNGESMIDAGILDGDYVVVRSQPTAVDGQTVAAMIDGEATVKILSHADGHVWLLPKNESYSPIPGDEATILGLVVTMIRCL; from the coding sequence ATGGCGAAGAAGACGGATGAGGCGACGTTAAGCCGTCGCAGGCGTGAGATTCTCGACACGATTCGTGAGAGTATCCGCGAACGCGGTTACCCTCCCTCGGTGCGTGAGATTGCACAGAACGTGGGGCTGGCCTCCCCCTCGACAGTGAAGCATCATATTGACGCACTGGAGGAGGCTGGTTTTATCCGTCGTCTTCCTGGCCAGGCGCGGTGCATTGAACTCACGGAGCAGGGTCTTGGAGATTCCCGCGATCCCCACGATGCTCAGGATCAGGCACCTGCCACTGTCCATGAAATCGAGATCCCGGTCAGCCATGCTGACCAGGACACAGTTCCTGTCCCCCTCGTCGGGCAGATCGCTGCCGGCGCGCCTATCACGGCAGAACAGCATGTTGAGGACACGTTCGAGCTTCCCACCTCACTGACGGGGCAAGGCAACGTGTTCATGCTGCGTGTCAACGGCGAGTCAATGATTGATGCGGGGATCCTTGATGGTGACTATGTCGTGGTACGCTCTCAGCCCACCGCTGTTGACGGGCAGACGGTTGCCGCGATGATCGATGGTGAAGCAACTGTCAAGATTCTGTCTCACGCCGACGGTCATGTGTGGCTGCTGCCGAAAAACGAGTCCTACAGTCCGATCCCTGGTGACGAGGCAACGATCCTCGGCCTCGTCGTCACCATGATCCGCTGCCTGTAG